TTCATGACCCTTGAGGTCAATGGCACCTCGGTTACCTTCGAGTTCACCACCGACGGCACCGTTGCGACCGGTCGCCAGGCCATCGATATTTCCGGTGCCGCTAACATCGGCACGGTCCGGGCGGAAATGCAGGCAGCGCTGCGCTCCTCCGGCGGCCCGGCAGCGGCGAGCGCCAATGTGGTGCTCACTGGCTCGCCTGGTGCTCTCAGCATCAATCTGGGAAATGACTACCACGCCCAGTTCAAGGTGACCGACGGCACGCCCGCGGCCCTGACTGCTCTGGGGTTCACTGATCCCAGCACGTCGATTGCGCCAACGCGGCCAGCCATCACCACGATTGCCGCCAGCAACGACGCGCTGTTCAAATCCAATTCGGTCGCCGGCGGCGCCATCACCGTCTATGCGGCGAACGGCGCGCCGGCAAACGTGCAGATGCGCTGGGCCAAGGTCGACAGCGCCGCGGCGGGCGGCAAGGATACCTGGAACCTGTTCTACATGTCCGACAGCAAGGCCACCGGGGCGTCCCCGATGTGGACCAGCACCGGCGAAGTCTACACCTTTGGCTCCGACGGCTCCCTTGAGGCGCCGGGAGTGACGAGCAGCACGCTGAGCAACCTGACCATCAATGGCGTGGTCATTGGCGATGTCGAGCTCAAGCACGAGACCAATGGCGTTTCCCAGTTCGCTGACGTCAACGGCACCGTGAACGTGTCCACGCTCAACCAGAATGGCTATGGCGCCGGCGAGTTCGTTTCCGTGGCTATCAATGACAGCGGTCGTGTGGTCGCCACCTATTCGAATGGCGAGCGTATCGATATGGCACAGGTGGTGACAGCGCAGTTCAGCGCCATCAACCAGCTCAAGCGGCTCGATGGCGGCGTATTCTCGTCGACCTCGGAATCCGGTGAAGCCATTCTCGATCTGTCCGGCGAGGGTATCCTGGGCGGCGCGCTGGAAGCGTCAAACACGGATATTTCCGACGAGTTCACCAAGCTCATCGTGACCCAGCAGGCCTATGCCGCCGGCACCCGCATCGTCACCGCGGCTGACAAGATGCTGCAAGAAGCACTGAACATGATCCGCTGAGATTAACCTGCCAGTGCGGTTCGGGGCTCTGTGCTCCGGACCCAGTCCCTCTTTGAGGAGCCCGTGATATGGGTCTGACGACATCCCTTACCAATGCTGTGTCTGGTCTGAAGGTCAATCAGGACTCGCTGGCGCTGGTCAGCCGCAACATCTCCAATTCGGGGACGCCGGGCTACCACAAGCAGTCACTCAATGTCGTCGACTATAATTCCCAATCGAGCAGCTATGCGCGCAGCGTGGGGGCCAACCGGGCATTCAATACGAGCCTGCAGACCTATTACAACCGGCAGGTGTCCGACACGGCCAATTCCACCGTGCAGGCCAACTATCTCAACCGCGTCCAGGGATTTCTGGGCAAGCCCGGTTCAACCGGATCGTTGGACACGATCTTCAGTGACCTGCAGAACTCACTGCAGGCCATTGCCACCAGCCCCGATGACTACACGTCGCGCTCCAATGCCGTGGCGTCGGCCCAGACCATGGCCGAGACGCTGAACCGGCTGTCCAGCACCATCCAGGGCATGCGTCAGGAGACCGAAGGTCAGATCGCCTCCGACGTCCACAACATGAACGGCATGCTGAACTCCCTTTCGGAGGTCAACAAGCGCATGCTTGACTTGGGCATGACCGACAGTGCCCGTTCTGCGCTGCTGGATCAGCGCGATCGGCTGGTGGGTTCGGTGGCAGAACTCATCGATGTCAGGGCTGACTATCGTGGCGACGGCACCGTGGCGCTGATGACCCGTTCGGGCGTGGGCCTGCTGGACAATGGCGTATCGACCTTCAGCTTTGAAAGCGCCGGCAGCCTGTCGGCCAATTCGGTGTTTGATCCGAACTCTGCCGAGACCAAGGTTGGCAAGCTGACACTTACCACACCGTCGGGGCTGACGATCGACCTGGTGACCCAGGGCGTGCTGCAGGGCGGGCAGTTGGGCGGCCTGGTTGCCCTGCGTGACAAGACCCTTGTGGAGGCGCAAGAACAGCTCGACGAAATCGCCTCCGGCCTGGCGCTGGCCTTTTCGACCGTCAAGAATCCAGGTGTTGCGGCGAGCGACGGCGTCGTTCCACCAGCGACCGGCTTCGACATCGATCTGTCCGTGCTCAAGCCCGGCAATGACGTGCTGTTCACCTATACCGAGGGTGGCGTCAGCAAGCAGGTTCGTGTGGTCAATTCGATTGACCCGGTTGATTACAAGGATGCCTCGGGCCAGCGGGTGATCGGCATCGACCTGTCGGGCAATTCTACCGCGGCCGCGGCGGCGTTGAGCGCCAAGTTGCCGGGTCTGGCCATTACCAGCACGGGGGCGGGCAATCTGCGCATCCTTGATGATGGCGCGACGGGCAATACCGACGTCAAGAGCGCCGTGGCGCGCTCGACCTCGACCGGGCTGCAGGGCGCCGGGCTGGCATTCAACCTGTTCGTGGACCAGGGCAATGCGGTTTATACCAATGACCTGGATGGCGACCCACCGCAGAAGCAGGGCTTCGCCGCCCGTATCTCGGTCAATAGTGCCATTGTTGCCAATAACAAGCTGATGGTTCAGCACGAGGTTGGCGGCACGCTGGGCGATGCCGACCGGGCCAATTACATCATCGACCAACTCGCCAGCATGAGCTTTACCTCAGGGGGCAATCCAGCCGCCAATGCCGACAAGTTCCAGCTGACCGGCAAGCTCAGCGAAGTGATCGGTCAGGTCATCGGTTTCCAGGGTGCCAGCATCAACGCGGCTTTGACCAAGGCCGATGACCGGCAGCTGACGCTCGACACCATCTCCGACCAGATGCAGACCGAGTATGGCGTCAACCTCGACGAGGAAATGGCCCGGCTGATGGAACTGCAGAATGCCTATTCGGCCAATGCCCGGGTTATCTCGGTGGTCAAGGAACTGCTCGATGCCCTGCTGGCCTCAGTTTGACGGAGTAGCGTAAGATGATCGTCAACAAATCAATGTTCCCGCTGCAGACCGGTTTTGGCGTCATCACCAAGATGCAGGACCGCTTCGCCGATCTGCAGATGCAGCTTGGTACGGGGATGAAGGCATCAACGCTGGCCGATATGGGGCGGGACCTGCCGCTTTCGCTGTCGGTGCGCTCGCGCCTCGCCAAGATCGAGGGCTTTTCGGCCAATATCGCCACGGTCGATCTGCGCATGAGCTTTCTCGACAAGACCTTGTCCCGCCTCGATACAATGGAGAGCGAGGCGCGCAACTCGGCGGTGCAGGGCCAGTACGGCACCAACAATATCAACATGGCCACGCTGCCAAGCCTCTCCAAGGCGCGGCTGGACGAGCTGGTGACGCTGCTGAACTCCGACGTCAACGGGCGCTACCTGTTCGGCGGCTCCAATACCGACACCGCGCCGGTGCCTGACACCACCACGCTGCTCGAAGGGCAGGGCGGCAAGGCCGGGTTCAAGGCGGTGCTGAGCGAGCGCCGGGCGGCCGATGCCGGCACGCTGGGCAATGGGCGTCTGGCGAGTGCGCACACGGTTGGCACGGCGACGGTGTCGTTGGCTGAAGATGGCCTGCATCCCTTCGGGATGAAGCTGTCCAACATCTCGACGACGGCACCGAACACCGCCCTGACCTATACGGCGCCGGTGACGACGGTCCCCGCCACGGCCAAGAGCCTGGACGTAACCTTCGCAGATGTGCCCGATCTGATCGTGGCGGGCAATACCATCACCATGGGCTTCGCTCTGCCCGACGGAACGGAAACCCAGGTTACCCTGCGGGCCGTCACGACGGCGGCGGTACCGCCAGCGCTGGACGAGTTCGTCATCGGCGTCGATGCCGATACGACAGCCGTCAACTTCAAGGCGACGCTGGACGCCAAGCTGGTCGATGTCGGCTCCAAGGAGCTCTCGGCAGCCTCCAATTTCGTGGCGTCCGAGAGTTTCTTCAATGGCCCAGGTGAGCCCGTCCTGCGTGTCGCGGGTGGCAATCCTGCTACAGCGACGGCGCTGCGTGTCGCCGACGAGAGCGATACCATCATGTGGTACCAGGGCCAGTCACCCGCTGTCGCGGCCGAGGGGCTGGGGCGCATGGGTATCGGCACGGTCACCGATACGGTGACGCTGTCCGGCAAATTGCCGGTAACGGACAAATACGGCTTCCAGATTACGGCGGTGTCGGCAGACACGGCCCATATTGATACGACCTTTACCGCCGCGACCGCGACGTCCGGAGCCTCGACCAGTTTCAAGTTCGACCCTGCCCTGGCTGCCAATGAAGCCGTCAAGGTGACGCTTTCCGAGCCTGGCGGGGGCACGCGCACGCTGACGTTGACGGCTGTGAGCGGCAAGGCCGGGGCAGGGCAGTTCTCCATTGGCACCAATGCCAATGAGACGGCTGCCAATTTCGCCAAGGCCCTCGACATTGTCGCCTCCGAGGCTGCGATGACGGCAGAAGGCAATCCGCGCGCCACCGTCACCTCCCAGATCGATGACTCGACCCGGGTGGCCTATGGCATTGAAGCCAATGAATCGGGCCTGCTGCGCCTGGTGCGCAGTCAGGCGTCGATGGCGGTGGAGAACTTTCTCGACACCGATGCCGGCACCGAAGCCGATTCCAAGGCACGCTATGACGCCATGGCCCGGCGGCAGCAGCTGCAGTTGTCGGAGAGCCACAATTCCGAGCGCGGCTCGATCGAAATCCTCACCATGGAAATGGCGATTGCCCGCAATTCGCTGAAAAGCGCCACGACCCGGCACACCGACTACAAGGCCCAACTGGACAATCTGCTCAGCGATGTCGAAACGGTCAGCAAGGAAGATGTGGCGATGGAAATCCTGGCGCTGCAGACCCGGCTGCAGGCCAGCTACCAGGTCACATCCATGGTCAGCCAGTTGAGCCTCTCCAAATATATGTAGCGCCTGTGACGGCAGACCGGACAGACAAACAAAAACCCCCGCAGCGATGCGGGGGTTTTGAATTTGGCAGGTCTGTTATCAGGCGCCGCGCAGGCCGGTGGCGATCTGGCGGTTCAGCCGCACCAGAATGTCGAGGCGCTGCGGCTCGGGTGCCGCTTCAAGCAGGATTTCACGGGTCTCGTTGAGAATGAACAGGCCCAGATTGGCGATGTTCTGGCGAATTTCCTGGGGCAGGAGGCTGTCTTCCTTGGTCACGGAAGACATGAAGATGGTCCACAGCTTGCGATTGAAGGTCAGGGCGATCTTGAGTTCCTCGCGCGACCCTGTCGCCCACTCGTCCTTGACGCGCTGGATGCCGGCCGCAGCCTTCATCAACAGGGCGGATTCACGCTCGCGGGGGTTCTCAACTGCCTTGGTCGTCTGCTGGTAAGCGTGGGCGCCCTGCTGGTGCATGTTTCAAGAGATCCTGTTCATACTCAATCAGCCGATGCGCGGCCTTCAGAGCTTTGTAGAGGGCCCCGGTTAATATCTCGTTATTGATTTCATTGACTATTTCAGCGGCTGACGGGACCGCGGCCAGAAACTCGTTGATCAGCCCGAAATAGGTTTCCTGCGTCGTGCCGATATCGTCGTCGATATACATCAGCTGCACGGCCAGATAGATGCGCTTGGCGGGGGAGTTCGCCTTGGCCGGGGTCAGGATATCCTTCTCGCGCAAGATGGGCGATTTGCCGTCGATAAACAGCCGCGTGCGCTGGTCGGAATTGGTGATGATGCAATTGCCCACCAGCAGCCTCTCGCCGGGCTTGAGTTCAACCTTGAGCGCCATGGTAGCAGTCTCCCAGATTCGGGTTCAGTCACTGACCTCTAGCCTGCAATACCGGCGAAAACAACAAAGGCGGGCCTAAGCCCGCCTTGGTCACGTAACTGCCTTGCCTGGTGCTTAACGGAGCAGCTGCAGGATGGACTGGTCGGCCTGGCTGGCCAGCGAGAGCGAGTTGGACGACAGCTGCTGGCGGGTCTGCAGGGCCAGCAGGTTGGCGGCTTCTTCGTTCATGTCGGCCAGGGTCAGGTTGCCGGCGCCGGTCTCAAGAGTACTGATCATCGCCTTGGTAAAATCCTGGCGGTTCTGCACGATCGACAGATTGGAGCCGAAGGTCGATGCCTGCGAGCGGACATCGTCGAGGGCTGACTTCATGTCCATGAGCAGGGAGTCGATGTTAGCGTCGCTGTCGAGCTGCTTTTCCTCAAGCTGGGTCGGCACGCCCAGATTGGAGGCGTTGATGGTCTGACCGTTCTTGGTGCGGATGTCGATCGACGAGGTGCCGGTCTCGTTGAAGGTGATGGTCAGATTATCGCCGCGCATCAGGTTGATGCCGTTGAAGGACGCGTCATCCGCCAGCTTGTCGAGCTGATCGCGCAGCTCATTGAACTGGCTGGCCAGGCCGGCACGCACGGAATTGCCTGCAACTTCAGTGCGGGCAACGGTCGAACCGTTAATGTTGCCCGCAGATGCGCCAATGATGTCCAGCTTCTGGGTCGACTGGTTCTCAAGGCGGAGCTTGCCATTGTCGTTGGACGCACGGACACGGCCGACTAGCGCGGTGTTGGCGTTAATGCTTTCGACCAGTTCGTCGGCGGTCTTGGACATATTCTTGGTGGGTGGGGCAGCGACCAGTGCTTTTGGGGCTACGCCGGCCTGGGTGGCGGCAGTGGGAATGCTCAAGCCGCTGGTGGTGGCTGCACCGGCGCCTGAAACCGTGAATGCTTCGCCGTCCGCACGGGTGATCGTCACGGTATTGCCCGCAACCGAGGCATAGAAGCCGGTCTCACCCTGAGACTGCAGGCCATCATTGATTTCCTGGGCGGCCCGCGTGGAGTTGGTGGTTGCCGTGTCAGCAGCGCTACCGGCTGTCAGGGTCACGGTCTTGCCGCCGATGACGATGTCGCCACCGGTAAAGGTTATGCCAGACCCTACGGTGGCCGTGCCGACGCGGGTTTCAGCCGTGGCAGTGGCAGCAGTCTGAGCGGAGAGGCCCACAAGTTCGCCACCGGTGAAGACGCCGAAGGTCGTGTTGCTCGAATTGGTCAGCTTCAATTGGCCGTTTTCTACTTCGGCCTTTACCACTGAGCCGCCAAGGGTCAGTGCCATCTTCTCATTGATCTTCTTGGCAACGTCTGCGGCGGTGTCACCCTTGGCGAAGTTTACGGTATTGGCATTGCCATTGTTCACGCCGACTTGGGTAAAGCTGAATGCGCCTGCGGCCTGAGTCCTGCCCCCGGCAGCTGCAAAGCCTCCATTGCCGGTAACCACTGCTTTTTGCACATTGGTGGAGATGGCTGTGCTGCCGACCGAGCCGCCTGCAATCGTCAAGTTGCCGGTGGCGGCCGCATCAATACCGAGCGAGGTGGTCTGGAACGATTTGTCCTGGCGCGCCTGGCGCAGCGTGGATTGCATCGATTCCAGTGTCTTGGTCATGGCGCTGAGGCCATTGTCCGCGGCCTTGAGGGTCTGGATGCCATTGGCCATGGAATCCATGAGCGCATTGAGATCACTCGACCGGTTGGTCAGCCCCTTGGCGGTGAACCAGTTGCTCGGATTATCAAGAGCCGAGTTGACCTTGTTGCCGGTGGAGAGGCGATTCTGGGCGGTCGCCATCATGTCGGCCGTGCCCTGCAGCGCAAGAAGGTTCGACCGGACGGCCTTTGAGAGTGAGATATCTGACATCTATGCGATCCTTGCCCTGGGCCCGTCGCGGCCCCGTTGCAATATGGTTAACAGGAATTTTATTAATGGGGTGTTAACCGCGGTCGCCATTGTCAGGGAAAGCAAATTAAGTTCGCATCAATCTCCCTTAATAGATGATGCCGAATTGGGGTGATGCCGGGCCGGGCGCAATAGGGAAGGGGCGGACCTTGCGGCCCGCCCCTTCTTAATAAAGCTCAGTTATTTCTGAGGCTTAACGGATCAGCTGGAGAACCGACTGGTCCTGCTGGCTAGCCAGCGAGAGCGAGTTGGAGGCCAGCGACTGACGGGTCTGAAGCGCCAGCAGATTGGCGGCTTCCGAGTTCATGTCAGCCAGGGTCAGGTTGCCAGCGCCATCCTGGAGGGTGCTGATCATCGAGTTGGTGAAGTCCTGACGGCCCTGCACGATCGAGAGATTCGAACCAAAGCTCGAAGCCTGCGACCGCACGTCGTTGAGGGCGGTCTTCAGCTTGCCCAGCTGGGCATCGATGTTGGCATCGCTGTCAAGATCCTTGGCTTCGATGGTCGTGGAGACACCGAGGTTGGCGGAGTTGACAGTCTTGCCTTCCTTGGCCTGGATGTCGATCGAGGACGTCCCGGTTTCGTTGAACGTGATGGCCAGCTTGTCGCCGCGCAGCAGGTTGATACCGTTGAAGGAGGCATCGTCCGACAGCTTGTCGAGCTGATCGCGCAGTTCGTTGAACTGGTCGGCCAGGCCGGCACGCACGGAGTTGCCAGCAACTTCGCTCTTGGCGCTGGTGGCGCCCGTCACGTTGCCGCCGGAAGCGCCGCTAATGTTCAGCTTCTGGGTCGACTGGTTTTCGATGCGCAGCTTGCCATTGTCGTTGGAGGCAAGAACCTTGCCGGCCAGCGATGCATTGCTGTTGATGCTTGCGACCAGTTCGTCAGCTGTCTTGGAGACATTCTTGGTAACAGGAGCGGTTACGGCCGACTTCGCCAAGACGCCGGCCTGTGTAGCGGCGGTTGGAATGTCGAGACCGCTGGTGGCAGCGGCGCCGGCACCGGTAACGGTGAAGGCCTGACCGTCGGCACGGGTGATGGTCACGATATTGGTGGCCACCGATGCATAGAAGCCGGTTTCGCCCTGGGCCTGCAGGCCTTCATTGATTTCCTGAGCAGCGCGGGCAGAGTTCGTTGCGGCGGTATCGGAAGCAGTACCAGCGGTCAGAGTAACGGTCTTGCCGCCGATGACGATGTCGCCGCCGGTAAACGCTGCTGCAGCGGCAACAGCGTTGGCGCCGACACGTGTTTCTGCCGTCGCATTGGCAGCCGTCTGAGCGGAAAGGCCGATGAGTTCGCCGCCCGTGAGCGTGCCAAAGGTCGTGTTGCTGGAATTGGTCAGCTTCAGCTGGCCATTTTCAACTTCAGCCTTCACCACGGAACCGCCGAGGGTCAGTGCCATCTTGTCATTGATCTTCTTGGCGACGTCAGTGGCAGTGTCACCCTTAGCAAAGGCGATGCTGTTGGCGTTGCCGTTGTTCACGCCGGTCTGGGTGAAGCTCAGCGTGCCGGCTGCCTGGGTCTTGCCACCGGCAGCTGCAAAGCCGCCATTGCCAACGGCAACTGCCTTCTGAACCTGGGTTGAAACGGCTGCCTCGCCGACCGAACCGCCCGAAATGGTCAGGTTGCCCGAAGCGGCTGCATCGATGCTCAGCGAGGTGGTCTGGAACGACTTGTCCTGGCGGGCCTGACGCAGGGTCGACTGCATCGATTCAAGGGTCTTGGTCATGGCCGAGAGGCCATTGTCCGCAGCCTTGAGGGTCTGGATGCCGTTAGCCATGCCGTCGAGGAGCTGGTTCAGATCGCCAGCGCGGTTGTTGAGGCCCTTGGCAGTGAACCAGTTGCTCGGATTGTCGAGAGCCGAGTTGACCTTGTTGCCGGTGGAGAGGCGGTTCTGCGTCTCAGCCATCATCGAGGCAGTCGATGTCAGCGAGTTAAGGTTGGCGCGAACGGCTTTCGAGAGGGAGATATCAGCCATAGTACTGGTCCTTTTCTAGGAGTACTCAAAACAAACGCCTCTTTCTGAGGCATCCCCACAATCATCCGGCAGCCTCTAAAGAAACGTTAAATGGGCGATGAAATTTTGGGCAAATTCCAATGAGGTTGTTATCGCGCCGAAATGCAAAAAGCCCCGGTGGCCGGGGCTTTGAGACAAGGTGCAGCGGACGGTTGGTCACGATCTATTAAGGAAGTGGGCAAGGGATGCATTCCTGGCCATGCCGCCGCAGCTGGTTCAGGCGATCAGGTCCTTGAGGCGCGCCTGTGACTCCTCGGGAATGATGCTAGCACCGATGCGGATGATCAGTTGCTCCATGGTCTGAGGGGTTGGCGACAGGGCGCCAGCGATGACGGCCGCGGCAAAGGTCGAGGTGCGATCGCGATCGGGCGGGCTTGGCTTGAAGTCCTCGCTCGGCTGCGCTTCTGACTTGGGAAACTGGCCGCCATTGCTGGCGGTCGAGCTCTTGGCGACTGTCGGCGTGCTGTCGGCCAGAATCGGCCGTTCGCCGGCGGCTGGCCGCTGGCGAACTTCCTGAACGGCGATGGACCCCGATAGAGCCACGTGGGGCATTACTGGACTGATCATGACGCTATCCTCGCATCAACAAAATGCCATCGAATAGCGTTGCGACAAAGGATTTTAGAATCGATTACTTGGTTTGCTTAAAGTTGAGTCAAAATGATGCGAGTCAAAGGGCGCGGTTGACTGCAATTCCCCGCGCAGAATTGGCTGGGTCTGCTGTTATCGTGCCGGCGCGACCATAAGCCTTTGCCTTGTCCTGCTGGCCGACCATGCGCGCCACATCGGTCAGGATGTCCTCGGTGACGGTGCGGGCGGTGGCAAGGACGCGCAGGTTCTCGGCCATCTGCGTGGCTAGGGCCTCGTGTCCGTGCCGCAGGCGATCGATGGCCTGGGGGGCTTCGCGCTTGAGCCGTTCGGTCTGGCGCTGCACGGAGCGGGCGAAGCTGACATAGTCCTGCGCCAACCGCGCCTTGTCGGGCGTGAGTACACTGGCTTGGCGCAGGTGACCGGCGCGCAGCAGGGTAGTTTCCTGGTTCATGACATTGACCAGGGCGGCCAGGGCGGATTCGGCCATCTGGCACAGCTCGTTGGCTGGCAGATTGTCGAGGGCGGCGAGGCGGGCTGCAGCGGTCATTTATAGGCTCCGGTCGTCGGCATGATATTGTTCTGGTTATTGGCCGCTTCCTGCATGGCGAGCAGGTCGGGCAGCAATTGTTCGGCAATGCCCAGGCCGCCATTCTGCGCCATGGTGTCGGCGATCTGTTCGGCCTGCATCGAGCGCCAGGTATCCTCGCCAAAGCCGCCGCCCATGACGGACTCATCGGTCTTGATGGAGGAGAAGAGCTGCTTGGTGAGGGTATTGAGGAAGACGCCCTCGAATTCCTCGGCCTGCTGGCGGACCTTGGCGATCTGCCGCGGGGTGAGGCTGGAGTCGGGGCGGTTGGCGTTGAGGATATCCATCAGATCACCTCGATTTCGGCCTGCAAGGCGCCGGTAGCCTTGATGGCCTGCAGGATGGCGATCAGGTCACGCGGCGAAATGCCCAGGGCGTTGAGGCCATCCACTAGCTGCTGCAGCGTGACGGACTCATCGACGACGGCGAGCGCCGTTTCCGAGAGGTTGGCATTGATCTGGGTATTGGGCTCAACGGCGGTCTGGCCATTGGTCAACGGGTTCGGCTGCACCACTGTCGGGTTTTCCGCAATGGTGACGGTCAGGTTGGACTGGGCGACGGCGACGCTCGAAACACGCACATCCTTGCCCATGACGATGATGCCGGAATTCTCGTCGATGACGATCTTGGCTGTCTGATCGGTTTCCACCATCAACTGCTCGATATCGGTCAGCAGGTCGACAATGTTGCCGTTGAAGCCAGGCGGAATGGTCACGCGCACGGTGGCCGGATCCTCCGGCGTGGCGGTGGGGGCGCCGATGAAGTCGTTGACGGCCATAGCAATGCGGCGCGCCGTGGTCAGGTCCGGGTTGCGCAAAGCCAGGCGCAGCGAGGTCTGGGCGCCCAGGTGAAAGTCGATCTCGCGCTCGATCAGGGCGCCTGAGGCGATGCGGCCGGTGGTGGGGACACCAGAGACGATGCTGGCGGCATCGCCGCCGGCGCTGAAGCCGTTGATCAGCACCGGCCCCTGGGCAATGGCGTAAACCTCGCCGTCGGCCGCCAGCAGGGGGGTGACCAGCAGGGTGCCGCCCTGCAGGCTGTCGCTGTCGCCCAAAGCGGCCACAGACACATCAAGGCGGGTGCCCTGTGTGCCGAAGGCCGGCAGGTTGGCGGTGACCATGACGGCGGCGACATTGGCGGTGCGGACATTCTCGCCGGCGGTGTTGACGCCGAGGCGCTCCAGCATGGATTGCAGGGATTGCTTGGTGAAGGGCGCATTGTTGAGACTGTCGCCGGTGCCGTTAAGACCGACGACGAGACCGTAGCCGACCAACTGGTTATCGCGCACGCCTTCGAAGCTGACAATGTCCTTGATACGGGCGGCGGCGGCCTGGGCCGGGACGTTCGGGATCAGCGCCATGGCCGTATAGAGCGCCGCCAGGATCAATCTTGGCATCAATGTTCTGGTCATGCTGGTCCCCGATCTGGGCCGCACCATCCCCATGGCGTGGCATTCGGGCATTGCATTGC
This sequence is a window from Devosia beringensis. Protein-coding genes within it:
- a CDS encoding flagellar hook protein FlgE, translating into MGIYGALSSAVTGLRAQAHALENISGNIANSQTTGYKRIETDFIDLIPDAPIKRQVPGAVLAQSRGTNDIQGDIKTVSNETFIALNSSGFFVVEPKVGQSDGNSVFAGTNFYTRRGDFEIDKDGMLVNGAGYYLKGLPIDTTTGNISGSVPEVIRLSNAFLPAQNTQRIAYQANLPQLPKTTNYNATVYNSELLEPNSYAGYAGGSVTSVMNGTVNTLTDATTATPLLADGQFMTLEVNGTSVTFEFTTDGTVATGRQAIDISGAANIGTVRAEMQAALRSSGGPAAASANVVLTGSPGALSINLGNDYHAQFKVTDGTPAALTALGFTDPSTSIAPTRPAITTIAASNDALFKSNSVAGGAITVYAANGAPANVQMRWAKVDSAAAGGKDTWNLFYMSDSKATGASPMWTSTGEVYTFGSDGSLEAPGVTSSTLSNLTINGVVIGDVELKHETNGVSQFADVNGTVNVSTLNQNGYGAGEFVSVAINDSGRVVATYSNGERIDMAQVVTAQFSAINQLKRLDGGVFSSTSESGEAILDLSGEGILGGALEASNTDISDEFTKLIVTQQAYAAGTRIVTAADKMLQEALNMIR
- the flgK gene encoding flagellar hook-associated protein FlgK, yielding MGLTTSLTNAVSGLKVNQDSLALVSRNISNSGTPGYHKQSLNVVDYNSQSSSYARSVGANRAFNTSLQTYYNRQVSDTANSTVQANYLNRVQGFLGKPGSTGSLDTIFSDLQNSLQAIATSPDDYTSRSNAVASAQTMAETLNRLSSTIQGMRQETEGQIASDVHNMNGMLNSLSEVNKRMLDLGMTDSARSALLDQRDRLVGSVAELIDVRADYRGDGTVALMTRSGVGLLDNGVSTFSFESAGSLSANSVFDPNSAETKVGKLTLTTPSGLTIDLVTQGVLQGGQLGGLVALRDKTLVEAQEQLDEIASGLALAFSTVKNPGVAASDGVVPPATGFDIDLSVLKPGNDVLFTYTEGGVSKQVRVVNSIDPVDYKDASGQRVIGIDLSGNSTAAAAALSAKLPGLAITSTGAGNLRILDDGATGNTDVKSAVARSTSTGLQGAGLAFNLFVDQGNAVYTNDLDGDPPQKQGFAARISVNSAIVANNKLMVQHEVGGTLGDADRANYIIDQLASMSFTSGGNPAANADKFQLTGKLSEVIGQVIGFQGASINAALTKADDRQLTLDTISDQMQTEYGVNLDEEMARLMELQNAYSANARVISVVKELLDALLASV
- the flaF gene encoding flagellar biosynthesis regulator FlaF, coding for MHQQGAHAYQQTTKAVENPRERESALLMKAAAGIQRVKDEWATGSREELKIALTFNRKLWTIFMSSVTKEDSLLPQEIRQNIANLGLFILNETREILLEAAPEPQRLDILVRLNRQIATGLRGA
- the flbT gene encoding flagellar biosynthesis repressor FlbT — protein: MALKVELKPGERLLVGNCIITNSDQRTRLFIDGKSPILREKDILTPAKANSPAKRIYLAVQLMYIDDDIGTTQETYFGLINEFLAAVPSAAEIVNEINNEILTGALYKALKAAHRLIEYEQDLLKHAPAGRPRLPADDQGS
- a CDS encoding flagellin N-terminal helical domain-containing protein, which translates into the protein MSDISLSKAVRSNLLALQGTADMMATAQNRLSTGNKVNSALDNPSNWFTAKGLTNRSSDLNALMDSMANGIQTLKAADNGLSAMTKTLESMQSTLRQARQDKSFQTTSLGIDAAATGNLTIAGGSVGSTAISTNVQKAVVTGNGGFAAAGGRTQAAGAFSFTQVGVNNGNANTVNFAKGDTAADVAKKINEKMALTLGGSVVKAEVENGQLKLTNSSNTTFGVFTGGELVGLSAQTAATATAETRVGTATVGSGITFTGGDIVIGGKTVTLTAGSAADTATTNSTRAAQEINDGLQSQGETGFYASVAGNTVTITRADGEAFTVSGAGAATTSGLSIPTAATQAGVAPKALVAAPPTKNMSKTADELVESINANTALVGRVRASNDNGKLRLENQSTQKLDIIGASAGNINGSTVARTEVAGNSVRAGLASQFNELRDQLDKLADDASFNGINLMRGDNLTITFNETGTSSIDIRTKNGQTINASNLGVPTQLEEKQLDSDANIDSLLMDMKSALDDVRSQASTFGSNLSIVQNRQDFTKAMISTLETGAGNLTLADMNEEAANLLALQTRQQLSSNSLSLASQADQSILQLLR
- a CDS encoding flagellin N-terminal helical domain-containing protein, which produces MADISLSKAVRANLNSLTSTASMMAETQNRLSTGNKVNSALDNPSNWFTAKGLNNRAGDLNQLLDGMANGIQTLKAADNGLSAMTKTLESMQSTLRQARQDKSFQTTSLSIDAAASGNLTISGGSVGEAAVSTQVQKAVAVGNGGFAAAGGKTQAAGTLSFTQTGVNNGNANSIAFAKGDTATDVAKKINDKMALTLGGSVVKAEVENGQLKLTNSSNTTFGTLTGGELIGLSAQTAANATAETRVGANAVAAAAAFTGGDIVIGGKTVTLTAGTASDTAATNSARAAQEINEGLQAQGETGFYASVATNIVTITRADGQAFTVTGAGAAATSGLDIPTAATQAGVLAKSAVTAPVTKNVSKTADELVASINSNASLAGKVLASNDNGKLRIENQSTQKLNISGASGGNVTGATSAKSEVAGNSVRAGLADQFNELRDQLDKLSDDASFNGINLLRGDKLAITFNETGTSSIDIQAKEGKTVNSANLGVSTTIEAKDLDSDANIDAQLGKLKTALNDVRSQASSFGSNLSIVQGRQDFTNSMISTLQDGAGNLTLADMNSEAANLLALQTRQSLASNSLSLASQQDQSVLQLIR
- a CDS encoding flagellar protein FlgN — translated: MTAAARLAALDNLPANELCQMAESALAALVNVMNQETTLLRAGHLRQASVLTPDKARLAQDYVSFARSVQRQTERLKREAPQAIDRLRHGHEALATQMAENLRVLATARTVTEDILTDVARMVGQQDKAKAYGRAGTITADPANSARGIAVNRAL
- a CDS encoding rod-binding protein is translated as MDILNANRPDSSLTPRQIAKVRQQAEEFEGVFLNTLTKQLFSSIKTDESVMGGGFGEDTWRSMQAEQIADTMAQNGGLGIAEQLLPDLLAMQEAANNQNNIMPTTGAYK